From the Chloroflexota bacterium genome, the window ACAAGGATGAGGATGAAGGATGAAGGATGATACAATTCATCCTTCATCCTTCTGACTTTATCCTTTATTTTTTGGGACAGCGACTGGCGTACTCGCCTTCGAGCGTACAGGTCGGCGCGGTCTCTTCCGGTTTCAGATCGGACAAGAGTTCAAAGAATTTGAAATCGGCATCGGTCACATTGGTGAGTTTCGCGACGTACATATTTTGCAACATGACGTGATCGTAATCGCGTACGGTGTACTTGCCTTTTGGTCCGTCGAAACTCAGTTTCTCAAGCACCGGGATCAATTTGTCCGCCGTGGCATCGCCGTTCGTCGCCTTCAAGCCGGCGACGAGCATTTGCGCGGCAGTGAAACCGCCTTCGGTGAACAGGTCCGGCGCCGATTTGAATTTCTCTTTGTGTTTCTGGACGAGCCAATCGTTGATCGGATTTTTCGGCATGGTGTAGTGATAGACGATCAACCCTGACGCACCGGTCGCATTCGCGTAACCCGCTTTGAGCGTTTGATTATCGCCCATGCCGGTGTACACTTGCATCGTCTTGAACACGCCGAGTTGTTGCATCTGCGTAAAGAGCGGAACGAAACCTGCGCCCGCCCAAGTGACGATGAGCACTTCGGCTTTCGTGTCCAACACTTTTTGCAGATACGGCGTAAAGTCTTTGGCATCCTGCGGGATGTAGATCGCGCCGGCTTTGTCTTTCGAATCGTTGATCGCGAATGTACCGCCGTTCGCCTTCACGACATCGTAGAAACCGCCCGCCGAGCCATAGCCGAACGCATAGTCGGGCGCGATTTGTACATACGTCTTGCCGAGTTTCTTGAGCGCCGCGCCGCTGGCGAGCGCGTCTTGTACGCTCGTGCGCGATGTGCGGAAGACGTACGGATTGAAATTCTTGCCGGTCAAATCCGGCGACGCCGCCGGTTGCGCGATGTAAATCTTTTTGTTCTGCTTGGCGAGTTCCGCTACCGCCAGCGCGACGCCGGAACTGGGCACGCCGACGAGAACATCCACACCCTCTTTTTCGATCAGGTCACGCGCGACCTGGGTGCCGACATCGGTCTTGGACGCGGTGTCTTTGGTGATGATTTGAATCGGACGACCCGCGACATTGTTCTTGCCTTCGGTCGCGTATTCGAGACCGAGCGCAAAACCGTTCTCAAGCAACGGACCATAGATCGCAAGCGCGCCGGATTGATCGGTGAGCAAACCGATTTTGAGCGGCTTGGCTTCGGGGGCTTTGGTTGGTTCCGGCGCTTTAGTCGCGGCGGGCACGGCGGTCGCGACCGGCGCCTTGGTCGGTTCAACCGCGGCTTTGGTCGGTTGCGCCGGTACGGCGGTCGGTGCGGGTGGCTTGGTCGGCTCGGGCGTTGGTGAAGCGCACGCGACGACGATGAATGCCAGCGCGATGAGCGCGAGCAGTGTAAACTTTTTCATTTCTTCTCCTCCAGTTTTGGAAATTGGAAATTGGAAATTGGAAATTGGAAATTGGCTGATGCTTGTAATCACCTCCTCACTCACGATGCTGGGATAAAAATCCGAGAACGAGACTGTTGAACGTTTGCGCTTGTTCCCACATCACCGAGTGTCCCGCGCGCGGAATGATCGCGTACTCGGCGTGCGGAATTTCTACCGCGATTTTGTCCGCATAGCGACGCGGTTTCAATCCATCGTCTTCGCCGACGATCAACAAGGTTGGCGCGGTGATGCGATGCAGTTCCAACGTGATGTTCAAGTTGAGAAACGCTTGCGTGAGATTGACGACTGCATCGAAATCGAGACGCGCGTACCGCGCGCGCGCCTGTTCCAGCGCGGGCGCGTTGTCCGCGATCCAGCGCGCGCTAAAGTTGAACGGATACGTCACGCGAAAGAACAAGTCTGGGTCGTGACGCTTCGCCGCGTCGAGCCACATCTCGCCGATACCGCGCAGGACCGCGTCAATTTCGCTCACCGTCGCGGCGACGATCAGATTCGCCGTTTTCTGCGGATACCTGTACGCAAAAATCAAACTAATCTCCGCGCCGTACGATACGCCGCCGATGTGAGCGCGCGCGACGCCGAGCGCGTCGAGCAACGCGGCAAGATCGTCCGCGTGTTGCTCCATCGAGTATGGCTCGCGCGGATGATCCGATTGCCATTGCCCGCGACAATCGTACAGCAACACGCGGTACTGTTTCGCAAACGCCGATGTCTGGAATGCCCAACTTGCGGTGCTCATCAAAATCCCGTTCGACAAGATGAGCACCTCCGCGTTTTCCGGTCCGTGCCACTCGTAATAAAATTCGATTCCGTTCGCGTGAATCTTTGGCATAAGATATTTTTATCCCGCGAATCTCCGCCACTGTAGAGTCGCAACCGAGAATCTGGAATTCACCGCAGGCGCGGAGAACGCGGAGTTTTTTACATCAATTTCTCTGCGACCTCTGCGCTCTCGGCGACTCTGCGTAAAATTTTCGCAGCGAATTTATGTTACGCCACATCCTTGACGAGTACCAACGCTTCGCCCTCACACACACTTTCACCGCGCGCATTGATGCACATGGTCCGCAGATTCACCAACTCTTTGTCGGAGCGCACGCGCACGATCTCCACCGTCGCGGTGATTTCTTCGCCAACGTGCGCGGGCGCGGGAAACGCGAGTTTTTGTTTCAGCCAATTCGTGCCGCGTCCCGGCAACTCCGTGCCCATCAAACACGAGAACATGCCACTGAGCAAGGGACCTGGGATGGACGATACCTCGTTCGCCGCGATGCCCGCGAGCGACGCATACTCGGCGAGATCGTTTGCCGTGAATGTGCGTCGCAACGCCGCCGCTTGTCCGATTTGAAAATTCTTCATGGTGTTTCTTTGGTTTGTCATGGCGAGGGCGATTTTTGCCCGAAGCAATCCCCAACCCCACCCCGCCCTCCCCTTTGCAAGGGGAGGGTGAGGGAGGGGTCAACGTTTCTGCAAAAACTCCGCTATGCCTTGTTGCGCTTCGGGCGTCACGATTTGTTGAACGAATTCGCGCCGTTCCGCTTCCAGTCGCGCGGCGAGCGCGTTGACATCGCCCCATAGCAAGCATTTCGTCCGCTGGATGCTTCCCAGTTTTTTCGCGGCAATATCGTTTGCCACCGCGCGCGCTTCGTCACGGATTTTTTCGCTCGGCACGATTCCGTTCGCGATGCCCCATGCGACTGCCTGCTCGGACGTGATCGTTTCATTTCGCATCAACACGCGTGCGGCGCGCGGCGCGCCGATCTTGTTCGGCAACAGCGCGGTCCAGCCGCCGTCGGGGCTGAAACCGACGACGGAATAGTACGGCGTGAAACTCGCTTGCGGCGCGAGCAGAACCACATCGCACGCGAGCACGAGACCTACTGAGCCCCCGGTGACGATGCCGTGCACCGCGCCGACAATTGGTTGCGGCAGTGCGATCATCGCGACAATCACTTGATTGAGCGCGCCGACGATCTCGTTCGCGTACGGTTCGATGTTGTCGCGATGGTCGTAAAACGCCTGCACGTCGCCGCCAGTCGAAAACGAGCGACCGTTCGCCTGCAGAATCATCACGCGCGCGTCCGACTGTTTGATGTCATCAATCGCGGACAACATCGCGCGCAAAAATTCCGGCACAAGACTGTTGTGTCGTTCCATGCGATTCAGTGTTAGCGTTGCAATCGCGCCATCACGTTCAAGAAGAACATTCATCGGCATAATTATTTTCGCCCACGAAGGACACGAAGAGACACGAAATTATTTTTCGTGAACTTGGTGATCTTCGTGGGAAATTATTTTTTCCACGCGCCAGACCGCTTCGCCCTGCACGCCGAGTTCGCCGCTCGCTTTCGTCACCGTCGTCTCAAAGCGAATTGTGTCATTTTGGATTTCGAGCACACGTGCGCGAATCGTCACCTCTTCGCCGACGAGCGACGGCGCGGGAAACATCAACTCCTGGCTGACCTGGGTCGCGCCGGGAAATTGTTTAACGATGACGCCGCAGATCAAACTGTAGAGATACATTCCGTGCGCGACCGGTTTGCCAAAGCGCGTGCGCGCCGAAAATTCCGCGTCCACGTGAATCGGATTGTCGTCGCCGCTCAACGCCGCAAAGCGATTGAATGCGTCTTGAGTGAGTGTTTGCGTACTCGTTAGTGTTTGTCCAACTTGAATCATTGTTACATACCAGTGTTCACTGTTCACTGTTTACTGTTCACTGTTTACGGATCACCGTTCACTGTTCACTGTTTACGGATCACCGTTCACTGCCCACTGTATTTCTCCTTCAACTCGCCCCGACTCACCTTGCCCAGTGTGTTCCGCGGGAGCGCGTCCACAAACACGACGCGCTGCGGAATTTTGTAACGCGCCAGTTGTCCATCGCAAAACGCGATCAGGTCTTCGGCGGACGCAGTTGCGCCGGGCTTGAGCGCGACAATCGCGCGACCGACTTCGTTCCATTTTGGATCGGGCACGCCGATGACGCACACTTCCTTAATCGCGGAATGCGTCGCGAGCACAGCTTCGACTTCGGCAGGATACACGTTCAGCCCGCCGCTCTTGAACATTTCTTTCGAGCGACCGACAACAAACGTCAAGCCATTTTCGTCGTGCGTCGCCAGATCGCCGGTGTGGAACCAACCATCGGTGATGACCTCGGCGTTCGCATCGGGACGATTCCAATAACCGCCGAACACATTTCCGCCGCGCAGCCAAATCTCGCCGACCTCGCCGGGCGGCACGTCCTTGCCCTCGGAATTCACATAGCGCGCCTCGTTGAAAAACGCCGGCTTGCCGATGAATCCTAGTTTCGATGTGCCTTGTACAAAATCTTCCGGTTCGAGCATGAACGCGGTTGGCGATGTCTCGGTCAAACCGTACCCGCCGCCGAACGGCAACCCCTTTTCGCGGAACGCTTGCACGACGTTGAGCGGACAGCGGTCGCCGCCGTTGTAAAACATCCGCACGGACAACGCGTTCGTTTTACCAAACCGCGGCGAGGCGATGAACATTTGCCAAATCGCCGGCACGCCCATCACGACGGTCACTTTTTCTTTTTCGATCAAGCGCCACGCTTCGTCCGCATCGAACTTGCGCGGCATGACGACCTTCGCGCCGAGTAACAACGCGGGCAAGGTGAACAAGCCGACGCCGCCCACGTGAACGAGCGGGAGGATCGTAAGCATCGTGTCGTCGGCAGTCAAGCGCAACGGGATGATGTCGTTCATCGCGTTCCAGAATTGATTCGCGTGCGTGAGCACCGCGCCTTTCGGTTTGCCTGTCGTGCCAGACGTGTACACGGTGAGCAAACCTTTATCCCAGGAAATCGGCTCGCCCGGTTCGGCATCCGATTGATGCGCGGTGAAATCCGCGTACGTGCCGCACCCGGTGGGCGCATTGCCTTCGAGCACAAAAACTTTCTCGACCTGGGTCTGCGTTTGCAACGCGGGAATGTGCGCGGCTTGCTCCGCGCCGACGAACAACACACGCACGCGGCTGTCTTGCATTTGAAACGCGATTTCCGGCGCACTGAGCCGATAGTTGAGCGACACATTGACAACGCCCAGTTTGCCGGCGCCGAACAAGAGCGCGAGAAATTGCGGATAGTTCATGCACAAGACGCCGATGCGGTCGCCCTCTTTGACACCCAGGTTTTTAAGCGCGTGTGCGACCTGGTTCGCTTCGCGGTTCAAATCGCCGTACGTGTACGTTTTTTCCGGCGTCACAAGCGCGACGCGCTGGGGATGAAGTTGCGCGTGCTTGGTCAGCCAATAACCGATGCCGTACATGTTGATGCTCCTCATTGATATGTCATTGCGAGGAGGCGGTTTTTGCCGACGAAGCAATCCCCGCGCAACAGGTTGGGGATTGGTTCGCATAAACCGCTCGCAATGACCGCGCGCGTTTAATTCGCCGGCGTAAACGCGAGAAATGTTTGCTTCGCGTCGCCTTCGCCGCGATCCAAGAACTCGACGCGCATTGGCGTACCGATTTTGATGTTCGCCGGATTCTTCGCGTCCACGCCGGTCAACCGCGCACTGATCTTGACGCCCTCATCGAGTTCAACGATGCCGGTCGCGTACGGATTGTTACGGTCGAATCCTTCCGCGTTCATAAATGTCGGACCCACGTACACCGATGTGAACGCGGCGAGCGTACCCTTGCCCGAAGTCTCGACCCATTCCATTTGATCGCTGTGACAGTTCGGGCAGATCGCGCGCGGCGGTAAAAAAGTTTGCTTGCATTGCGTACAGCGCGACGCCATCAATTTATGCTCGCCGAGAAATTGATTGAACGAAGCAGCTGTGAATGGATGAACCATAAGTCTCCTTATCCATTTCCCTCATTTCCTTTATTTCCTTCAGTTCCCTTGTATCCGTTCGAGGGAACTGAAGGAAATGAAGGAACTATTTTCGTTCGTACACATGCACGACTGCCGTTTGCCCCGTGCCGCCAACGTTGTGTGTGAGCGCGAGCGGCACATCGCGATTGACCTGGCGCGCGCCGGCTTGTCCGCGCATCTGCTTCCACACCTCGACCGCTTGCCCCACACCCGACGCGCCGACGGGATGCCCTTTCGACTTCAATCCGCCCGACGTGTTGATCGGTTGCGCACCATCGCGCGCGGTCACGCCGTCTTCCGCCATCTTGAATCCCGTCCCTGGTTCGAAAAATCCCAGGTCTTCGGTCGCGATGATTTCGGCAATCGTGAAACAATCGTGCACTTCGGCGATGCGGATGTCGCGCGCGGTGACCCCTGCCATCGCGTACGCGTCTTGCGCGGCGATGTGCGCGGCGCGCAACGCGGTGAGATCGGCGCGATCATGCAACGCCGCATCCGATGCTTGCCCCGAACCGATAATGTGAATCGGCGTGTCGGTGAATTCGCGCGCGCGTTCTTCCGCGACGAGCAACACGCACGCCGCGCCGTCCGTGATCGGCGAGCAATCGAACAAGCGGAGCGGATACGCGATCATCGGGTTTGCCGCGTCGTCGTGCAGAAAATCGGATTCGTTCTTCCAGGTCGGCGCGGGCTTGCCTTTTTTGAGCGCGGCTTGGATGCGTTGTTGCATCCAATCGCGAATCGTCACGCCGAACTGTGCTTTTGGATTGAGCGCGCCGTTGTCGTGATTCTTCTTCGCGACGTTCATCAAGTGTTCCGGCAGCATACCGTACTTGTGCATGTACGCGGATGCCATCGCCGCGTAAAAACCGGGGAAGGTGAATCCCGCCGGAATTTCAAACAGCGTATCGCCCGCCGCGCCGAGCGTGTCGGTCACTTCAGCCGTCGGCAGTTTCGTCATGCGTTCCGTGCCGCCAACAAGCACGACATCGTACAGCCCGGACGCAATCGCCATCACGCCTTGCCGCAACGCGACGCCGCCGCTCGCGCACGCATCCTCGATGCGCGTCGCCGGGCGCGGCGTGAGACCGACCACATCCGCCATGATCGGCGCGGTATGTCCCTGGTGTTCGAAGAGATCGCTCGAAAAGTTGCCGATGTAAATATTCTCGATCACGTTCGGATCGAATCCCTGATCCACCGATGCGCGCATTTCTTGAAACGCCTCGACGAACAAATCGCGGCTCGACTTGTCGGCGAACGCGCCGAACTTGCACATGCCCGCGCCGACCATCGCGACGCCGCGTCCTAATTTTCGATTTGACATTTATTCCTCCTAACTTCACTGCACCAACAACACCGCTTCGCCTTCGATCACGACCGCGCCGCTTTGGTTCGTACACGTCGTCGCGAGCGTGACGATGGGCTTGTCCGCCCGGATCGCGCGCACCTCGACCATCACCGTGATCGTATCGCCAAGAAAAACCGGTGCTTTGAATTTGAGATTCTGACCCAGGTACACGCTCCCCGGTCCGGGCAATTCACTCGCCAGCGCCGCCGAGATCAATCCAGCGACCAACATACCGTGCGCGATGCGTTTGCCAAAGCGCGTCGTCGCCGCGTACGCCTCGTCGAGATGAACCGGATTCTTGTCGCCGATGAGACCGGCGTACTCATCCACCATCGCGCCGGTGATCGTGCGTGTAATCGCCGCGCGTTGACCAATTTGCAAATTCATCGTGACCTCTTTACGCGTACTTTTCTTTCAACTCGCGTTTCAAAATTTTGCCCGCCGATGAAATCGGCAGTGCATCGAGAAACACAACCGACTTTGGCACTTTGTAACCCGCGAGATTCGCGCGACAGTGCGCGAGCAAATCCGCTTCGGTCGTTTGCGACCCAGGTTTCAGAACGACAAACGCTTTGCCGACCTCGCCCCATTTCGGATCGGGCACGCCGACGACCGCGCACATGTGAACCGCCGGATGTTGATACAACGTTTTTTCGATTTCGACTGGATAGACATTTTCGCCGCCGCTGAGGAACATGTCCTTTTTGCGATCCACGATGTAAAAGTACCACTCGTCGTCGTACTTCGCCAGATCGCCGGTGTGAAACCACCCGTCCGCGTCCACCGCGTCTTTGCTCGCTTCGGGATTGTTGAAATAGCCGGACGAGTACGACGGTCCTTTCAACACCAGTTCGCCGACCTGGTTCGCGCCCAGCGGCTGATTGTCGTCGTCCACGATACGCGCGTCCACGAAAAAGTTGGGGCGACCAATCGAACCGGCTTTGCGGATCGCGTCTTCGGGCGCAAGCGCGAAAATCCCCGGTCCGAATTCGGTCATGCCGAAACCTTGTTTGAAACGAATCCCTTTTTCGCGCGTGTACTTTTCGACGAGCGGGACGGGCAACGGCGCGCCGCCGCTCGTGCAAAACCGCAACGACGCTAAATTCGCTTGCGCCCAGTTCGGCGCTTGCGTCATCGCTTGATACATTGTCGGCACGCCGCCGAACACCGTCACCTTTTCGCGCTCGATGAGCGTCAACACCAGGGCGGGATCGAATTGGCGAATCAAAATCGTTGTGCCACCGAAAATCACTTGCGGCAAAGTGTAAACGAACAAACCGCCGGTGTGGAACATTGGAAACACGTTGAGATAAATATCGTCGTGCGTGATGTCGTGCACGACCGTGTTGAGCGTGTTCCACGCAATCATCCGATGCGACACTTGCGCCGCTTTCGATAGCCCCGTTGTGCCGCCGGTAAAAATCAGCGCGGCGATGTCTTCAGCTTGCAGCGATTCACACGTGACCGGCGAGTTTGCGCGCGATTGCAAAACCGTCTCGTAATGTTGACTGTCCGGAATCCCATCGCCTTCGAGATGAAGATAGTGTAATTCGTAATTCGTAATTCGTAATTCGCGATCAATCTCTGCGATGATGGACTTGAACTCGTCAGAATAAATTACAACCTTCGGCGTCGTGTTCTCGATGATGCTCACTGCTTCGCGCCAGTGCAAGCGCCAGTTGAGCGCGGTGTGAATCGCGCCGAGCTTCGCGCACGCGAAAAACGTGTCGAGGTGCTCGATGCCATCGCGCGCGAAAATCGCCACGCGGTCGCCCTTGCCGATGCCGATGCGCTTGAAATAGTTCGCCAGTTTGTTCGCGCGTTCGTTCATCTGACGATACGTCAAACGCCATGCCGGATTTTTGCCGGCATCCACAATCGCGAGTTTGTCCGGCGAATAAATTTCGCGTCGTCCCAGGTAGTCACCGATGTACATCGAAAAACCTCGACATCAGGGAATCGAGGGAAAGAAGGGAAGGAAGGGAACTCATTTCCCTCATTTCCTTCATTTCCCTTCTTTCCTTTTTACACCGTCCACTTCCACACACACGCCGCCATCGCCATGCCGCCGCCGGTCGCGCAGAAAACAACATTGTCGCCGGGTTGCGGTCCCTTGCCGCGTTCGATCGCATCGTCGAGCGCAACGGGGATGCACGCCGAACCCAGGTAGCCCCACTTGTCCATGATCCAATGCGTCTTGCTCATCGGCTGACCCAGGTTTTGCATCACGAATTCAATCGTGCGGAGATTGAGTTGTGTGAACAAGAAAAAGGATATATCGTCGAGCGTCAACCCCGCCTTGGCGACGACCGCGCGCACGAGCGGGGGCCAATGGTCCGAGTTGAACGTCGCCGGAAATTTTTTGACGAATTGCACGCGCGGCTTGCCGAGTTCGTTCACGATCTCTGGCGTCGCGGGACGATACGTGCCGCCGGAGTAAATGCCCATCGCGTCGTGATACTGTCCGCGCGCGAGCAACTTGCCGGCGAGAAAGCCGGGCGCGTCGCCCGTGCGCACGATGACTACGCCCGCGCCGTCGGCGAAGAGCGTTGCGGTGTACTTGTCGCGCCAATCAATGAACTTGGTCATCCCGTATCCGCCCGCGACGAGAATGCGGCGATAATCCGAATCGGTCGCGATATAACGCGCCGCCATATCCAACCCGGTCACCCATGCCGCGCACGCGCAGTTGATGTCGTACGTCCCGGCGTTCGTCGCGCCCAGTTTCGCTTGCACAACGGACGCCGTTGCCGGCGAAATGTAGTCCGGTGTGTCGGTCGCGACGATAATCAAATCGAGATCGCTTGGCGCGAGATTTGCGCGCTGCAGTGCTTGTTGCGACGCGGCGACGATCATATCCGAAGTCGTTTCGCTCTCCGCCATCACGTGTCGCTCGCCAATCCCGACGTTTGCGACGAGCCAATCGCCGACGTTCTCGCCGAGCATCGCATCGAGATCGGCGTTCGTAATAATTTTTTCCGGGATGTAACGACCGGTGGAAATAATTTGCGCGTGTTTCATAGTTTGATAGTTGGATCGTTGGTCAGCCAACTAACCAACGATTCAACTAGCCAACCAAGAACTCTTTGATCACATTCACGGTTGCAGTCGGATCTTCAATCGGAAAGATGTGTCCGACGCCGGGCAAGATCACGACGCGCGCATCCACGATTTTGCGCGCCATCAATTCGGCATTTCCCGGTGGCACCACCCGGTCAAACTCGCCAAATAAAATCAGCGTCGGCGCTTGGATCGCGCGCATACGCGCGTTGACGATTTCATCGGTGTACGCCATCGTCCCCGCGCCCGCGGCGACCTGCGCGGCGTACTGCGCGGGCGGCACCGGATTCGTGAAACGATACTGGAGCAATTCTTGCGCGGTCTGTGTTTGACGTTCCGCAAATCCTGGCGCCGTCGCCAGTGCGATGCCACGCTTGACCAACTCGGCGGGATCGCCCGAACGATCCGTCAACACCCTCATCGCTTCGGGCGTGATCGGAATGACCTGGCTCCCGCCAAAATTCGTGCTCGCCAAAATCAATTTGGCAACCAGGTCGGGACGCGTGACCATCAACTCTTGCGCGATGAATCCACCGAGCGAATGTCCCAGCACATTCGCGCGCGTGATGTCGAGCGCGTCGAGCAAGCCCGCGGTGTCCGCGCCCATTTGCGCGATGGTGTACGGTCCAGCCGGTTTGTCGCTTTCACCCGCACCGCGATTATCGAACGTGATCACTTGAAAATGTTTGGCGAGACCAGGGACAATCTTATGCCAGAACCAGTTGCCATAGCCGACGCCGGCGATGAGCACGAGCGGCGTGCCAGCTCCGTGAATTTCATAGTAAAGGTCTATTCCGTTCGCGTGGATTTTTGGCATGGTGAACTCTAGTATTCAGTATTCAGTGTTCAGTGAGACTGGAT encodes:
- a CDS encoding ketoacyl-ACP synthase III yields the protein MKHAQIISTGRYIPEKIITNADLDAMLGENVGDWLVANVGIGERHVMAESETTSDMIVAASQQALQRANLAPSDLDLIIVATDTPDYISPATASVVQAKLGATNAGTYDINCACAAWVTGLDMAARYIATDSDYRRILVAGGYGMTKFIDWRDKYTATLFADGAGVVIVRTGDAPGFLAGKLLARGQYHDAMGIYSGGTYRPATPEIVNELGKPRVQFVKKFPATFNSDHWPPLVRAVVAKAGLTLDDISFFLFTQLNLRTIEFVMQNLGQPMSKTHWIMDKWGYLGSACIPVALDDAIERGKGPQPGDNVVFCATGGGMAMAACVWKWTV
- a CDS encoding alpha/beta fold hydrolase, whose protein sequence is MPKIHANGIEFYYEWHGPENAEVLILSNGILMSTASWAFQTSAFAKQYRVLLYDCRGQWQSDHPREPYSMEQHADDLAALLDALGVARAHIGGVSYGAEISLIFAYRYPQKTANLIVAATVSEIDAVLRGIGEMWLDAAKRHDPDLFFRVTYPFNFSARWIADNAPALEQARARYARLDFDAVVNLTQAFLNLNITLELHRITAPTLLIVGEDDGLKPRRYADKIAVEIPHAEYAIIPRAGHSVMWEQAQTFNSLVLGFLSQHRE
- a CDS encoding phosphate acetyltransferase, which encodes MKNFQIGQAAALRRTFTANDLAEYASLAGIAANEVSSIPGPLLSGMFSCLMGTELPGRGTNWLKQKLAFPAPAHVGEEITATVEIVRVRSDKELVNLRTMCINARGESVCEGEALVLVKDVA
- a CDS encoding alpha/beta fold hydrolase → MPKIHANGIDLYYEIHGAGTPLVLIAGVGYGNWFWHKIVPGLAKHFQVITFDNRGAGESDKPAGPYTIAQMGADTAGLLDALDITRANVLGHSLGGFIAQELMVTRPDLVAKLILASTNFGGSQVIPITPEAMRVLTDRSGDPAELVKRGIALATAPGFAERQTQTAQELLQYRFTNPVPPAQYAAQVAAGAGTMAYTDEIVNARMRAIQAPTLILFGEFDRVVPPGNAELMARKIVDARVVILPGVGHIFPIEDPTATVNVIKEFLVG
- a CDS encoding MaoC family dehydratase; the encoded protein is MNLQIGQRAAITRTITGAMVDEYAGLIGDKNPVHLDEAYAATTRFGKRIAHGMLVAGLISAALASELPGPGSVYLGQNLKFKAPVFLGDTITVMVEVRAIRADKPIVTLATTCTNQSGAVVIEGEAVLLVQ
- a CDS encoding enoyl-CoA hydratase/isomerase family protein, coding for MPMNVLLERDGAIATLTLNRMERHNSLVPEFLRAMLSAIDDIKQSDARVMILQANGRSFSTGGDVQAFYDHRDNIEPYANEIVGALNQVIVAMIALPQPIVGAVHGIVTGGSVGLVLACDVVLLAPQASFTPYYSVVGFSPDGGWTALLPNKIGAPRAARVLMRNETITSEQAVAWGIANGIVPSEKIRDEARAVANDIAAKKLGSIQRTKCLLWGDVNALAARLEAERREFVQQIVTPEAQQGIAEFLQKR
- a CDS encoding MaoC family dehydratase N-terminal domain-containing protein, producing the protein MIQVGQTLTSTQTLTQDAFNRFAALSGDDNPIHVDAEFSARTRFGKPVAHGMYLYSLICGVIVKQFPGATQVSQELMFPAPSLVGEEVTIRARVLEIQNDTIRFETTVTKASGELGVQGEAVWRVEKIISHEDHQVHEK
- a CDS encoding long-chain fatty acid--CoA ligase, whose amino-acid sequence is MYIGDYLGRREIYSPDKLAIVDAGKNPAWRLTYRQMNERANKLANYFKRIGIGKGDRVAIFARDGIEHLDTFFACAKLGAIHTALNWRLHWREAVSIIENTTPKVVIYSDEFKSIIAEIDRELRITNYELHYLHLEGDGIPDSQHYETVLQSRANSPVTCESLQAEDIAALIFTGGTTGLSKAAQVSHRMIAWNTLNTVVHDITHDDIYLNVFPMFHTGGLFVYTLPQVIFGGTTILIRQFDPALVLTLIEREKVTVFGGVPTMYQAMTQAPNWAQANLASLRFCTSGGAPLPVPLVEKYTREKGIRFKQGFGMTEFGPGIFALAPEDAIRKAGSIGRPNFFVDARIVDDDNQPLGANQVGELVLKGPSYSSGYFNNPEASKDAVDADGWFHTGDLAKYDDEWYFYIVDRKKDMFLSGGENVYPVEIEKTLYQHPAVHMCAVVGVPDPKWGEVGKAFVVLKPGSQTTEADLLAHCRANLAGYKVPKSVVFLDALPISSAGKILKRELKEKYA
- a CDS encoding Zn-ribbon domain-containing OB-fold protein — protein: MVHPFTAASFNQFLGEHKLMASRCTQCKQTFLPPRAICPNCHSDQMEWVETSGKGTLAAFTSVYVGPTFMNAEGFDRNNPYATGIVELDEGVKISARLTGVDAKNPANIKIGTPMRVEFLDRGEGDAKQTFLAFTPAN
- a CDS encoding long-chain-fatty-acid--CoA ligase codes for the protein MYGIGYWLTKHAQLHPQRVALVTPEKTYTYGDLNREANQVAHALKNLGVKEGDRIGVLCMNYPQFLALLFGAGKLGVVNVSLNYRLSAPEIAFQMQDSRVRVLFVGAEQAAHIPALQTQTQVEKVFVLEGNAPTGCGTYADFTAHQSDAEPGEPISWDKGLLTVYTSGTTGKPKGAVLTHANQFWNAMNDIIPLRLTADDTMLTILPLVHVGGVGLFTLPALLLGAKVVMPRKFDADEAWRLIEKEKVTVVMGVPAIWQMFIASPRFGKTNALSVRMFYNGGDRCPLNVVQAFREKGLPFGGGYGLTETSPTAFMLEPEDFVQGTSKLGFIGKPAFFNEARYVNSEGKDVPPGEVGEIWLRGGNVFGGYWNRPDANAEVITDGWFHTGDLATHDENGLTFVVGRSKEMFKSGGLNVYPAEVEAVLATHSAIKEVCVIGVPDPKWNEVGRAIVALKPGATASAEDLIAFCDGQLARYKIPQRVVFVDALPRNTLGKVSRGELKEKYSGQ
- a CDS encoding ABC transporter substrate-binding protein, with translation MKKFTLLALIALAFIVVACASPTPEPTKPPAPTAVPAQPTKAAVEPTKAPVATAVPAATKAPEPTKAPEAKPLKIGLLTDQSGALAIYGPLLENGFALGLEYATEGKNNVAGRPIQIITKDTASKTDVGTQVARDLIEKEGVDVLVGVPSSGVALAVAELAKQNKKIYIAQPAASPDLTGKNFNPYVFRTSRTSVQDALASGAALKKLGKTYVQIAPDYAFGYGSAGGFYDVVKANGGTFAINDSKDKAGAIYIPQDAKDFTPYLQKVLDTKAEVLIVTWAGAGFVPLFTQMQQLGVFKTMQVYTGMGDNQTLKAGYANATGASGLIVYHYTMPKNPINDWLVQKHKEKFKSAPDLFTEGGFTAAQMLVAGLKATNGDATADKLIPVLEKLSFDGPKGKYTVRDYDHVMLQNMYVAKLTNVTDADFKFFELLSDLKPEETAPTCTLEGEYASRCPKK